CGATGACGTGCCCGGATTGCTCGCCCCCCACCGCGGCCCCCGTGCGGCGCATCGCCTCGGCCACGTGCCGGTCGCCGACCGGGGTGACCTGACAGGGGATACCGAGACGCTCCATCGCCTTGAAGAACCCCAGGTTGCTCATCACGGTCACCACCACCCCGCCACCGAGCAGCCCACGCTCTCTGAGGTCGCGGGCGAGGATGGCGATGATCTGGTCCCCGTCGACTACCCTCCCCCGCTCATCCAGCGCGAGCACCCGGTCGGCGTCCCCGTCGAAGGCGAAGGCCACGTCACAGCCCCTCGCATCCAGCCGGTCTATGTGGGTGGAGCCGCAGCCCTCGTTTATGTTGGTGCCGTCGGGGGCGTCACCGACCACGGCGAGCCGAACCCCGAGCTCCCGGAAGACGCGGGGGGCCACCGCGCAAGCGGCGCCGTTCGCACAGTCCAGGAGCACCCGGAGCCCGGAGACCTCCGGCCTGAGCCTCTCGAGCACGGCACCGGCGTACGTCCCGGCCGCGTCCTCCAGTTCCTCCACAACCCCCACCCCCCCGGCCACCGGCCGCTCCGGAAAAGGCTCGCCGGCCAGCCGCTCCAGCTCCCGCTCGACCTCCTCCGGCAGCTTGCGCCCCTCGCCGGAGAGGAACTTGATCCCGTTGTCCGGGTAGGGATTGTGGGAGGCGCTCACCACCCCGGCCGCCGAGGCCCCCAGACGCGCCGCCAGCGCCGCAGCCCCGGGCGTCGGCAAAACCCCCAGGTCCAGCGCCCGAGCGCCGCCGCTGGCCACCCCCGCCGCCAGCGCGCAGGACAGCATTCCCCCGGAGAGCCGGGTGTCCCGACCGATGACCACCGTCCCACCGAAACGTCGGGCGGCGGCCAGCCCCAACCGGAGGGCGTCCTCGGGCAACAGCCCGCGGTTGGCCACCCCCCGCACCCCGTCGGTGCCGAAAGACAGCTCTCTCCGTTTGGGCTCCAATCAGTCCTCCCGCGCGGCAGAACCCGCGTCCCACGCCGGAGGGGATACGGGCTCCTCTCCGAAAGACCGCTAGCGCTTGGAGAACTGCGGGCGCTTGCGGGCCTTCTTCAGGCCGTACTTCTTGCGCTCCACGGCCCGGGCGTCGCGGGTGAGCAGGCCGGCGGCCTTCAGCTCGCCCCTCGCCTCCGGGGACTCCTCGGCCAGCGCCCGGGCTATGCCGTGCCGCAGCGCCTCGGCCTGCCCGGTGGGGCCCCCGCCCTCTATCTTGGCCACCACGTCGTAGCGGCCCGCAGCCTCAAGAAGCTCCAGCGGGGCGCGCACCGCCCGCTGGTGGGTCACCCGGGGGAAGTACTCCTCCAGCGGCCGATCGTTCACCGTGATCTTCCCGTCGCCCGGCAGGATCCTCACCCGGGCCACGGAGGTCTTGCGGCGTCCGGTTCCCGTGTACAGCGTCTGTGCCATCTCTACCTCACCTCGTACGGCTCGGGGGTCTGTCCGGCGTGCGGGTGCTCGGGACCCGCGTAGATCTTGAGCTTCCTGAGCTGCCGGCGGGCCAGGCGGGTCTTGGGCATCATGCCGCGCACGGCCTGGCGCAGGATCTCCTCGGGCTTCTTCTGGAGCATCTGCTGGTAGCTCCGCTCCCGCAGCCCGCCGGGGTATCCGGTGTGCCAGCGGTAGACCTTCTGCTCGGCCTTGCGCCCGCTGACCTCCACCTTCTCGGCGTTGACGACCACCACGAAATCCCCCACGTCCACGTGCGGGGTGTACTGCGGCTTGTTCTTGCCGCGCAGCAGCCGGGAGATCTCGGCCGCCAGCCGCCCGAGGGTCTTGCCCTCGGCGTCTATTACATACCACTTTCTCTCGACCTCTTTAGGCCGCGCCATGTAGCTCTTCAACGTGCCCTCCGGGGTTGCTCACAAAGCCCTGCAGAACCTCAAAAGCGCGTCAAATAGTAGCACAACCTCACAACCCGGTCACCCGCGCCACGGAGAAACCATCGAGCCGCTCGCGCAGGATGGGGACTATGGTGGCCTCGAGCCGTCGGTCGCGGGCGAGCATCTGGTTGAAGCGGTGCACGGCGCGGGCGGCCTCGTCGCGGGGCTCGAGCACGTCACCGCCGCGGATGAGGTTGTCCGCCAGGATGAGCGTCCCGGGGCGGGAGAGCCGCAGGGAGAGCTCCAGATACTCGGGGTAGCCCCGCTTGTCCGCGTCGATGAACACGGCGTCGAAGGGTCCCTCGCCGAGCCGGATCATGCCGGAGAGCAGCTCGCGGGCCTCACCGACCCGCACCTCCACCTTCCCGCCGAGCCCGGCGCGCTCGACGTTCCTGCGGGCCACGCCGGCGTGCCGCTCGTCGATCTCCAGCGAGACGAGGAAACCGTCTTCGGGGAGGGCGCGGGCGAGGTGTATGGCGCTGTAGCCCCCGAGCGTCCCGATCTCCAGAACCCTCCGGGCCCCGGCGAGGGCGACGAGGATCTGGAGGATCCTACCCTGGTTGGGGGAGATCTGGATCTCGGGCAACCCGGCCTTCCGGGACTCCTCGAGCGCCGCCTCTAGCGCGGGGTCCGGCGGCACGAAAAGTTCTTCTATGTATCCCTCCACCCTCCTCAGAAGCCCGGCGTCCACAGCATCTCCTCTACCTCCTCGACGGCGTAGCGCACCCGCACGAGCGTGAGGCCCCGGGCCGGAGCGGTGGGACCTCCCTCGGCGCGATGGGCTCCTTTCAACAACTTCTCGAAGGATGCCAGATCCCTCCGCCCCCGCGCCACCTCGAGCATGGTCCCCACGAGAGCCCGGACCATGTTGTACAGGAAGGCGTCCGCCGTGATCCT
The Rubrobacter xylanophilus genome window above contains:
- the glmM gene encoding phosphoglucosamine mutase; translated protein: MEPKRRELSFGTDGVRGVANRGLLPEDALRLGLAAARRFGGTVVIGRDTRLSGGMLSCALAAGVASGGARALDLGVLPTPGAAALAARLGASAAGVVSASHNPYPDNGIKFLSGEGRKLPEEVERELERLAGEPFPERPVAGGVGVVEELEDAAGTYAGAVLERLRPEVSGLRVLLDCANGAACAVAPRVFRELGVRLAVVGDAPDGTNINEGCGSTHIDRLDARGCDVAFAFDGDADRVLALDERGRVVDGDQIIAILARDLRERGLLGGGVVVTVMSNLGFFKAMERLGIPCQVTPVGDRHVAEAMRRTGAAVGGEQSGHVIVAEHATTGDGLVTALALLDVMARTGRSLSELAGVMEVYPQVLINVAVERPAGEVAAAEPVERAVEAARKELGERGRILLRPSGTEPVVRVMVEHEDEEVCRRVCEKVAGAVSEEAGR
- the rpsI gene encoding 30S ribosomal protein S9 → MAQTLYTGTGRRKTSVARVRILPGDGKITVNDRPLEEYFPRVTHQRAVRAPLELLEAAGRYDVVAKIEGGGPTGQAEALRHGIARALAEESPEARGELKAAGLLTRDARAVERKKYGLKKARKRPQFSKR
- the rplM gene encoding 50S ribosomal protein L13; the encoded protein is MKSYMARPKEVERKWYVIDAEGKTLGRLAAEISRLLRGKNKPQYTPHVDVGDFVVVVNAEKVEVSGRKAEQKVYRWHTGYPGGLRERSYQQMLQKKPEEILRQAVRGMMPKTRLARRQLRKLKIYAGPEHPHAGQTPEPYEVR
- a CDS encoding O-methyltransferase, which codes for MDAGLLRRVEGYIEELFVPPDPALEAALEESRKAGLPEIQISPNQGRILQILVALAGARRVLEIGTLGGYSAIHLARALPEDGFLVSLEIDERHAGVARRNVERAGLGGKVEVRVGEARELLSGMIRLGEGPFDAVFIDADKRGYPEYLELSLRLSRPGTLILADNLIRGGDVLEPRDEAARAVHRFNQMLARDRRLEATIVPILRERLDGFSVARVTGL